Part of the Candidatus Methylomirabilota bacterium genome, CAGGTGTACGCCTCCGCCGATGCCGGCGACAGCTGGACGCCCATCGTGCGGGACCTGCCGTCGGTGGTCTCGGTCGAAGCGCAGACCTTGCCGTGATCCGGGTCGTCCTGCCGGCGCATCTGCGGACCCTCGCCCGCGTCGCCGGTGAGGTGAAGCTGGCCGTCGAGGGCCCGGTCACCGCGGGCGCGGTGCTCGACGCCCTCGAGGCGACCTATCCGATGCTGCGCGGGACGATTCGCGACCACGTCACCGGCAAGCGCCGGCCCTTCGTGCGATTCTTCGCCTGCGAGCAGGACGTCTCCCACGATCCGCCCGATGCGCCGCTGCCCCAGGCGGTCGCGACGGGCGCCGAGCCGTTCATGGTGGTAGGCGCGATGGCCGGCGGCTAGCAGCTCGCTGT contains:
- a CDS encoding MoaD/ThiS family protein, whose amino-acid sequence is MIRVVLPAHLRTLARVAGEVKLAVEGPVTAGAVLDALEATYPMLRGTIRDHVTGKRRPFVRFFACEQDVSHDPPDAPLPQAVATGAEPFMVVGAMAGG